AGCTGTgtagatgaaataaaaatttttgttttcattcttataataattatttttttttttgactaTTTAATATAAAAGCATTGATTAGATATTGTTAagaaatgttattaaaatatgGTAGGCATTCATTTCACTGTATTTGtacattatgtatgtatatgtccaATAAGTACAAGCTGATTTTAAAGTCAATGCAaatgaattatttatatattacaccTAACTACGGAGACTTTGTAGTCTCATTTTCATTTCTTCAAGTTCCTTATCATCTACTTTTTCAGTTTCTTCTTCTGCAGAAGTAGATGCTACAACAGATCCTGGTGCTTCTGTAACAACTGCAGGAGCTGTACCTAATTGACCTGCAGTTACTTCCCATAAAATCTGTAAtatatattacgtattttaTTAGTACGTCGTTTATGTTCTTTAAATATATCCGGATGACCTACTTTATCAATTTCCTCATCTGCTTCATCTTCTACTTCTTCAGAATCTTCCACAGATTCCATAGTTTCGTCTAACATTTCTTCAATAATACCAGCTTTCATCATTTCCTTTGACAATTCTCTCATTGTCGCTGCTACTTCTGGTACTCTTACTAATGATTGCATTGCTTGCATCACCTCTGTAGACTTTTGGACTGAACCAGCAACTCTAATCGTTGCTAATTGATTCTTCATTTGCAACGAAACAGAATTCATTTGTGCCTTTGACGTGTGAAGCTTGTTGCAAGCTTTACGTGCACGTATTATTTCCTTTGCTAGAATTTTACAGACATCCTTGTCACCCTTTTTTGCTGCTTCTTTTAAAGAACGTTTTACCTTTTCTTCCTCTCGCTGAATTGCTGTACATGATTGTTATTCGCGTTAGAATACATTCTATAAAATACTACTAGTAACGGCTTACCTCTAACCTGTCTATCCATTTGATAGCCTTCTTTCCTTAATTTATGTGTCCATTCTTGAACCTGAAATACGATTTCTtgtaaataattgaataaatattAGATTTTCATTTTGTTTCTAACCATTTCTTTCGGATTCTTTTCCTGAGATTTGCCAAACAAGCCCATTTTTTTGCTATGTTGACAGAAGTTCGTATCTGCCAAACATAACCAAGCCACCTTCCAGTCGAATCACAAATTATTCTAGGTAACTATTAGGATTACGTCATTGCTGTATGAATCACCAATCTTTACACGGTAACAAAAAAACAGACACTAAAAGATATAAAAGGTAAAAAGAAAAGTATTTAACGCGATAAATATATGTTGATATTACTATTCTCCAacaaaatttttgaaattatttatttaacaaaaattgagaagGGTTTAATCTTCCTTAAATTCTTTgaaacatatattttatttatttttttctttacacTATATAGGTATAAAAGTTATTAAGTATAAAAGGTATTAAAATGTAATCAAGTAACTTATAGAATAACGACATACattatacattttaaaataataaaaatatgtttatattctattatttgtatttaataCTATGTCTTTTAACCAATTTAATACTTTTGTCACTATTTCTACTCGTTTGTCCCCGTCTTCATTGGTGTTACGTTGATATCGATACCTCTCAAAATCAAAGTTTGTTGCATCATCGTGTGGATTATTTTTTATCTTCCTTTCTTTGGCATCAGCAttagttttataattttttgatCGCTCATCAATCTTTTTTTCCGCGTCAAAATTCCACGCAGTTTGCATTTTCCCCGAATTCAGAGATAGATTGTATCTTCTCGCGAAAGTTTCCACGGGCATCGAGAAAATCTGTAAGCTGTCGTCAGCTGAATCACATCTTTCTCGTTTCTTCAGTGAAACTGATTTCATCGATTCGCGTTTGAAAATTCTTCCATCTGTCCTATCAGCATTTTCCGTTTCTAAATTTCGCTTCACAGTTCGAAGAATGTTACCTTCCCTGGGTACGCAACAAGGGCACTCCTTGTTTAATAGTTGTTCGCAGATCTTCCTGGAAATCGATAAAGTGTAAGACCCATCGTGCAGTTTTCTTACCTCTAAGGGTAGTTTGACACCGTCACCGATGTAAAACAACTCGGAATTTTGAAGACTTTGCACGTCGTCCGCGTTattctcatttttcttcgtgATTTTCCCCAAATAATAAGTAAAATCGTTTGCGGAAGTAGCATCATCATCATAAAGCGCCGTTGTCGAACTCTTATTTTCCAATTCCATCGATCTCTCTGTACTTTCAGCCGCTTCTGTATGCATAACATCAGCATTTTCTGCTGGATTCATTGATGGAGAATCATATTCTACAGGCGTGTAATCTTCTGTTTCCGTAGATAGAGATTTGTCTTGAGTACCTAAGGTAGCAGCAACGTTCCAATTTTCGGTGGAAATCGAATTATATGTTGCAACTTCAGGAATTTCTTCCAACGTTGTCGTCTCAAATTCTTCGATCTCAGTTTCTTCTGCATTATTCGGTGTTTCATTTTGTTGAGAAGATTCTTCCGTACCCTGATCTATCTCAGTGATTGGATAACTGCTAGCATCCTCTGTTCCAAAATTCATTGCTTCTCCTATTATTTCTTTGTCCGAAGATTCCATCGAAGAACGTGTTTCTTGATTTTCTATACCTTCTTCGTATATAGACGATTGTAAAGTGGATTCACTTTCTTTCTTATCGCCTACATCTACTTCACTTTTGGCAATATCCAGGAGCTTATTCATATCGATGTTCGAAATATCAAAAGTGGTAGATTCAGGTATATCCTCTGTGGTGAGCATGTCTTCATCTTCCATTTCCATTATGCTTACTTCGTTGTTCAATGTGCTTTGAATAATCGACTCGAAATTTTCATCGTCTGTTACGTTTTTCGGCTCGAAGGTATGTCGAATGCTTTGTACGATCATGTTCTGAACAGTAGGATTCTTAGCTGCCTGTAAACCAACAGCTGGGTCACGCAGAAGGTTTTTAACGTGAGCCTGCAGTTTTTGTAAATTTGTCTGAGCATGATCTTCTTCGTTCGAAGGTTCCAATGTAACCAAATTCGTCACCCATTTGCCATTTTTGAATTGATGCTCCTCGACAGTCATCGGTGGAAGTTCTGCTTTGGAACGAGGCGCAGCAGATAACGTGTGTCGTAAATTATTTTTGATCACGTTCGTGGCCCAGTCACTGTCAAAGATCTTTCTATTCATCCCAGTTACTTTCGACAGAAGATTCTTTACTTTATCCAGAACAGTGTTCTCTATCGACGGCATGGACAAAATGCTTTTCAAGTTCGGAACTTGTACAATTTCCGGCAGAAGATCTTCGCCCTTCGCGGAACCCACCGTTTCTTCATTCTCGTTGCCATCCATTTTAAACGAGCCACCGGTGGCAAAGCTATTAATTACCTCTTTTATCGATTTCTGGAGCAACGTGTTGTCACAGAAAGGCAACTGTTTCGATGGATAATTTATTCCTATATAATCGTTGTTTCTGCTTGAGTCCAAGGTCGACTGCAGGGAAGGATCGTCCTCATTTTTGTTGTTCTGGATCGTCACTCGTTCCGTTCCCACCTTCCCATTGTCCGTATTTATAAAACCTTCGTCTGGACTTCTTCCTTCGCCTCTTTCTTCAGACTTATTAGGTTCGACATTTTCCATTTCGTAATCGTTACTTAACGAGTCAGCATTATTGTTCGTTT
This sequence is a window from Bombus affinis isolate iyBomAffi1 chromosome 14, iyBomAffi1.2, whole genome shotgun sequence. Protein-coding genes within it:
- the LOC126923987 gene encoding charged multivesicular body protein 3; translation: MGLFGKSQEKNPKEMVQEWTHKLRKEGYQMDRQVRAIQREEEKVKRSLKEAAKKGDKDVCKILAKEIIRARKACNKLHTSKAQMNSVSLQMKNQLATIRVAGSVQKSTEVMQAMQSLVRVPEVAATMRELSKEMMKAGIIEEMLDETMESVEDSEEVEDEADEEIDKILWEVTAGQLGTAPAVVTEAPGSVVASTSAEEETEKVDDKELEEMKMRLQSLRS
- the LOC126923946 gene encoding uncharacterized protein LOC126923946 — encoded protein: MHPPLFTWFLLLTLIVTSYPKSININSEDIGTLTTDRTSTTISGLSPIQDEPDSKDGNKRSLLILVPTTKGEENTECQNEKTRRCKTPFRRERVSARIPKEYALKSKNAENSPNNEGDREYFVGLKPNLQLLSSKRPLTRPRLRPITIKEAKNLTFRDESLIESLRKEFAVRAPTVGAAQENITSKTSVYDDGKFICYCKEKDHSSSEKGTSDVASKPRRTKKPTKTRKPNNENPLIGSVQRLKPAQANVPHRSPLSKKLPAAYPIVSRYSPIGYIPNNVNPISPQKGHGTIPYIPYVYHPNPRPSMTGIPSQERTPNINIPLKAFGSRPNSTVEQRTPIGQHDSNKYQPTVGQTQRPPNMVGNSLSQNTNPATSSKTFAEEDTSGSNEEDSNDPDYNSQSVQPESKNHLTSMGTIESSKKDPNLQAANPIRIDAIPTGFGDEFADEYETTDSGALDYSNIKEVTATYFTSKAYDNETGDDGSSDYGDLISNTETAVNPSSAENPHYDVNLQRKHNNPTENCRKSASTGMNLHTKDLKNAEDSDQGNDEGNVAGKDNPLWNQDESANDDSNENLESNVENTQEETRDDSNVNLQSRHNDPTENSGESEEDELNLDTKYLNDANDPDQGNNEENVELGRNNPNWNEEEYAGDDPNQNLESTLESTEENEEDSKPKEPSLTEETRMLNFGDSKNSNEADTSARIDDKDDPSNQKFSAEDSVSELPETNNNADSLSNDYEMENVEPNKSEERGEGRSPDEGFINTDNGKVGTERVTIQNNKNEDDPSLQSTLDSSRNNDYIGINYPSKQLPFCDNTLLQKSIKEVINSFATGGSFKMDGNENEETVGSAKGEDLLPEIVQVPNLKSILSMPSIENTVLDKVKNLLSKVTGMNRKIFDSDWATNVIKNNLRHTLSAAPRSKAELPPMTVEEHQFKNGKWVTNLVTLEPSNEEDHAQTNLQKLQAHVKNLLRDPAVGLQAAKNPTVQNMIVQSIRHTFEPKNVTDDENFESIIQSTLNNEVSIMEMEDEDMLTTEDIPESTTFDISNIDMNKLLDIAKSEVDVGDKKESESTLQSSIYEEGIENQETRSSMESSDKEIIGEAMNFGTEDASSYPITEIDQGTEESSQQNETPNNAEETEIEEFETTTLEEIPEVATYNSISTENWNVAATLGTQDKSLSTETEDYTPVEYDSPSMNPAENADVMHTEAAESTERSMELENKSSTTALYDDDATSANDFTYYLGKITKKNENNADDVQSLQNSELFYIGDGVKLPLEVRKLHDGSYTLSISRKICEQLLNKECPCCVPREGNILRTVKRNLETENADRTDGRIFKRESMKSVSLKKRERCDSADDSLQIFSMPVETFARRYNLSLNSGKMQTAWNFDAEKKIDERSKNYKTNADAKERKIKNNPHDDATNFDFERYRYQRNTNEDGDKRVEIVTKVLNWLKDIVLNTNNRI